The Gordonia mangrovi genome includes the window AGGCGCCCAACTGGTGGTGGTGGGCAGCCACGGACACGGGGGATTCACCGGGATGCTGCTCGGGTCGGTGAGCAATGCCGTGGTGAACGCTGCCCGGATCCCCGTGATCATCGCGCGATCTCGCGAGACGCAGGTGTAGCACCCCAAGGCCTTTCGGTTGTGAGCTCCATCTCCTTCCCGTGCCACCACTATACCCCCGGGGGTATAGTGGTGGAGGCCCTGAACGGGTCGAAGGACTGGAGGTTTCTCATGAACATTGACCGTGGCGTTTTTGCCATCGCCGGAACGATGACCTTGCTCGGGGCCATCCTCAGCGCCGCTTTCTCACCCTGGTGGCTTCTGCTCGTCGGCTTCGTCGGCCTCAATCTGCTGCAGTCGAGCGTCACCGGCTTCTGCCCGGCCGCGATGGTCCTCAAGCGGTTCGGCATCAACAGCGGCTGCGCCTTCCAGTAGCCCACGCAGGGACCTCGGCGATCCGCCGACGGCTACCGGCAATTGAGGTGGCGGAGCTTGTCCGGATTGCCGATGCCGTGCAGAACGCGAATACCGTCGGGCCCGAAGGTGAAAGCGATCACCGTGACCACTCGATCCGCGTGTCGGATCACGGCGCCAGGATCCACGTTCACCGACGCGACTCCGAATTCGAGTCCGCGTCCGGACAGTGAGCGCAGCAACTGCGTGGCAATCGCGGTCGATCCGCGAACCTCTCCGACCGGCGCGCCGGCGATGAGTCCACCCGAGTCGAAATCCCCTGCCACATCGGGGGCCAGCACCGCCACCAGCCCGGCGAGAGTGCCGAGCACGTCGGCGATCGTCGTGAACTCGAGTCGGAAGACGTCGTGCAGCAGGAAGGCCGTTCGCTCTGCGTGGGTCAACCGCTCCAAGACGACGAGCAGGGCCATCCGTACCGAGTCATCCAAGGTGATCCGGTCCTCGACGGGCAGGGCGTCATCGGCCACCACCAGCGGCTCGGGCAGCCACTGGCCCACAAAGGCGCGACGGCGGTGTTCGTGGGCGCGCAGCCGGTCCAGGGCAGCGTGCGCAGCGACTGTCGTCAGCCATCCCTTCGGATTCGTCACGTCGCCGCGGTGTTCCACGAATCGGAGATAGGTGTCCTGGGCGACGTCTTCGGCGTCGCTCACAGATCCGCCGATCCGGTACGCGACATCCCAGACCAGTCGGTGGTATCGGCTCCACCATTCTTCGACGCGGTGAGGATCGAGTGGGTGAGGTGTATCGGTCATGGACATCAGACGAGCGGCGCAACGACAACGTGACCAGATCGGTCACATCGGTGGTCGTACAGCCGTCTCATATCCGTCCCGTTCCGGCGAGAGGAAGATCATGAGCGCCGCCCACCACAGCCCCGCGACCACCGATCCGATCGTCCGACCCGCCTGGCTGAGCCAGGAGACCTGGCCGGTCACGATCCGAACCCACGACACCGGCCTCGGCCGGATCGCCTACACCGACGAGGGTGCGGGCCCCATCCTGGTCCTGGTCCATTCCGGAACCTGGAGTGTGTCTGGCGCGATCTCGCCGCCAGCCTGCACAAGGACTTTCGGGTGATCACGTTCGACCCGCCGGCGATGGGTCTGTCCGACACCGGCGATGGAGCAGGTCTCGGTCAGACCGCCGACGCCCTCGATTCGCTGGTCCGATCGCTGGAACTCACCGACATCGTGATCGTCGCCCACGACCTCGGCGGACCGGCATCGCTCCAAGCGGTGAGCCACTGGCCGGAGCGGGTCCGCGGCTATGTCGCAGTCAACTGCTTCGGGTGGCGACCATCCGGCCCGGTGTTTCGGGCGATGCTCTGGGTCATGGGCAGCGGGTTCATGCACGAGTCCGACGCCTGGACGGGATGGCTACCCGCGGCAACATCGACCCGGTTCGGGGCCGGCAGCCACTGGTCACGCGACCGTCACGCTTTCGCCGCGGCATGGACCGCCGCGGGCAACGGTGCCGCGTGGCTATCACTTCCCGACGTGTGATGACCCGCAGTTGGTGGCGCGCATACTCATCGACTGGCATCAGCGCAACGTCGGTGCCCGAGCCTCCTGAGAACGGGCTCACCGGTCGCTCGACGCGATTACGTCCGCACCCTCGGCGATCAACCGGCCCCGGTCGGCGACCCGGACTCGATCGGTAGGCCGGTGCTCATCTGCGCCTCGTCGAGACCACCGGCATCGGTGACGTCGGTGAAACCACTCGACCTCATGATTTCCACGGCCTGGGCCGATCGGTTCCCCGTCTGGCAATAGACGATGTAGGGCGCGCCGGCGGGCAGCGTCGCGATCACGTCGGCGAAGTCACCGGATTCGAGGTTGATGTTGCGGGCGCCACGCAGATGCCCGGCCTCGAACTCTGCTGGGGTGCGCACATCGATCATCACCGCGTCGGCCGGCATCGCCGGCAACGAGGTGGTCGATCCGCCGCCGCCATCCGACGAGCCGCATCCGGCCGCCACCGACACCGCAGCGACAAGCGCGAGCATCACGCAGGCACGAAGCCACGGCAGCCGATGCAATGTACGGGCCAAGTCGCTCCGACGACTGCCGTTCAGCCCGGACATCACGTCTACCCGTCCGCCGACTCAACCGCCTCGCCGTGCTCGGCGAGGTCGAGGTGCAGCGCGTGGTGGGCATCGAGCATGTGCCGAAGTCCCGTGTCCAGCGGCCACGGAAAGGCGAGTTCGTGGCCGAACCGGTCGTCGACCGCCGCCACCGACCCACGCCGCAGCGACGTGGCGTCGACGCGCTCGACCATGGACTCGAACAACTCGAGTGGGGTGGCCAGATAGTAGAGCGGCTGACGCCCACCCGGCGACCGCATCCCCGCCGCGTAGACCAGTCCGTGTGAGGTGATCACCAGACGGTCCGACGCGATCACCACGTCGCCGGCAACCTCGGCTCGTCCCCACTCGACGGCGGCCGCGCGAGACTCCTCCACCCGCCTGCGGGTGTCGTCGGTCAGCAGTTGTTCGACATGGCGGCGGTCTGTCGTCGTGTCGGAGCTGTATTCAGGGCCGAAGTGTCCCCGCAGGATCTCGTCGATGAAATCGAACAGTGGATCGTTCACCGCCTGCTGATCACTCATCGCAGTGCGCCTTTCGTCCGAATCGCCTGGCTGCAGCGTGCTCTCGACGTTACGCCGACGAAGGCGTCGGCTCGCGCGAACGCCGAACTCGCGTGCCGTGCGGCCCCGGCCGCCCGCCGCACGGCACCCGCAGCGCGAGACCGCCGCCTTTCGTCTCATATCAGTCGTACCGAGGATCAATATTCGACGAACTATTTCGCGACGCTTGTCCTCTGTCGGCCGATATAATCGGACATTGTCTGCGAGCCCAGACTCACTGATCTCAAAATTACGGCCGGCGTGTACGCAACCGGTTGTGAGATATTTTGAGATAGTGTTCGCGTCATGAGACCGGACAAGATGAGCGGATACCCGGGCATGCTGCTCGGGTATGCACGTGCGGGCACCGGTGCCCACACGCTGGAATCGCAGATTGATGCGCTGACCGACGCCGGTGTCGTGCCGGCAAGGATCTACAGCGACGCGTTCGCCGCGATCACCCGAATGCCGCTTCGACCCGGTTTCACCGCCTTGCTCGACTACGCACGACCGGGCGACATCACCGTGGTCGTCGGGATCGACCGACTGGGCCGCACCGCCCCCGAAGTGATGGCGACGGCACGCGATCTCGCCGATCGACAGATCGGCCTGCGCTCGCTGCGTGAGGGGCTCGACACCGACGACCCGGCCGGCGCGATGATCGTCGGAGTGCTCGCCTCGCTGGCCGAGCTCGACGAGGAACTCGGTCCGGCCCGGCGGGTGACCGATGCGTCCCGACGCACCCGCGCAGCGTCTGTCGGACGACCGCGCGCGCTCGGCGACGAACAGATCGCCATCGCCGAACGCATGCGCGCCGACGGCGAGCCGGTGCCGGCGATCGCCGCCGCACTCGGCGTCAGCCGAGCCACCCTGTATCGCGCTCTCGCCGAACGGCGGTCAGTAACGTGACGGGCACCGACGAGGGTTCGTTCGACCTGGACATCATCACCGAGCACGGCGTCGTCACGCGCCTGCCCACGTCGTTCCCGATCGTCGACCCCGAACTCGACGGCCACCTCGACCCGGACCTGTTCCAGCGGGGCTTCGATGACGCCAATGACCGGTTGTGTGGTTTCCCGCCGCCGTGGGCGCGCCACCACGCGTCGTCGACAATGGCGTCCGAACCGGATCCGGACGATGACGAACCGAGTTACACCCGCGGCTACAGGGCTGCGCTGTACGGTTACCTTCGCCACTCGGCTGACTGAGGCGTAACCGCAGTCACACAGACCTCGCCGATCGGGCGAGTGAACGCCGCGCCAACGGCCGGTTGAGGACCTGCCCGACAGCTCGGAAAGCGCCTGCGTAAGGATAGAGCCCACAGTTGTGACGTCGGCGATAGGGAATGACCGGGTGAGTGAGACGTACGCCGGTGACGCGATTCCGGTTTTCTTTCTCTCGGACAGCACCGGTATCAGCGCAGAGACCATGGGCAACGCCTTGTTGTTGCATTTCCCCGATCACCGGTTCGACCGCGCGCTGATCCCATTCATCACCACCGAAGACGACGCCCGCGATGTCGTGGCCAGAATCGACGCGACCATGGACCGCGGCATGACACCGCTCGTGTTCGTCACCGCTGCGCTCGATGACGTTCGTCTCGAGTTGCACAAGACCCGTGCCCCGGTGATCGACTTCTTCGACATACATATGCAACAGGTCGAGTCCATCCTCGGAACCCGGGGCGCCCGTACCCCGGCGCGTCTGCACGGCGTCGGCGACGTCAAGCGTTACAACGCGCGCATGCAGGCCGTCGAGTACGCGATCGAACACGACGACGGACAGAGTGTCCGCACGCTGGACAAGGCCGACGTGATCCTGGTGGCGCCGTCACGCTGCGGCAAGACCCCGACCACCATGTACCTCGCGTTGCAGCACGGACTTCGTGTCGCGAACTACCCACTCGTCGACGAGGATCTCGTCAGCACCGACCTTCCGCGCCCGATCCGGCATCTGGCCGACCGGTGCTTCGGCATCCTCACCACCGCTGCCCGCCTCAGCGCCGTCCGAACAGAGCGCCGCCCCGACTCGACGTACGCGTCCCTGCGCCAGTGCACCTACGAACTCAAGCGTGCCGAGGAGCTGTACCGCACGCATGACCTGCCCGTCATCGACTCGTCGGCGAAGTCCGTCGAAGAAATGTCCACGCTCATCCTGCAAGTGCTCGCACGCAGGCCCCACCGTCAAGACTGAGGAGCCAGTTCATGAACAGCAACGTCCGATGGTTCGCCGACCTCGGCCTCGCCGACCTCGAGCAGGTCGGCGGAAAGAACGCGTCTCTGGGCGAGATGGTCCGCAATCTGACCAGCGTCGGGGTCCGGGTGCCCAACGGGTTCGCCACCACCGCGGACGCCTACCGGCGATTCATGAATCAACCCGGCGCGACGGGTACCAGCCTGGCCGAGACGATCAGTGCGCGTCTCGCCGACCTCGACACCGACGATGTGCAGGCGCTGGCCGCGGCGGGCCGCGAGATCCGGGCGGCGGTCATGGAGCAGCCGTTCCCCGACGATCTCGAAGCCGACATCCGGGCGGCGTTCGCAGAACTCTCGGGCGGCTCGGACGAGGCGTCGTTCGCCGTGCGGTCCAGTGCGACCGCCGAGGACCTTCCGGACGCATCCTTCGCCGGCCAGCAGGAGACCTTCCTCAACGTACGGGGCATCGACGCGATCCTGCAGGCGATGCGCGAGGTATTCGCGTCGCTGTACAACGACCGCGCCATCGCCTACCGGGTACATCACGAGTTCGACCACGACGCCGTCGCGCTGTCGGCGGGGGTGCAGCAGATGGTGCGCTCCGACATCGGCACATCGGGGGTCATGTTCACCATCGACACCGAGTCCGGCTTCGCCGACGCCGTGTTCGTGACCTCGTCCTACGGCCTCGGTGAAGCGGTTGTCCAGGGCGCGGTGAACCCCGACGAGTTCTACGTCTACAAGCCCGCCCTGCGCGCCGACCGACCCGCGGTGCTCAAGCGCGGGATCGGGTCGAAGGCCACCAAGATGGTCTACACCGACGACCGCTCGGTCGGCCGGACCACAGAGTTCGTCGACGTCGACCCCGCCGAACGGCTGTTGCTGAGTCTCACCGACGCCGAGGTCGAGGCACTCGCCCGGCAGGCGCTGCTGATCGAGGACCACTACGGGCGACCGATGGACATCGAGTGGGGCAAAGACGGCGTCGACGGTGAGCTCTACATCCTGCAGGCGCGCCCGGAGACCGTGCAGTCGCGGGCCGCGGTGACCGGCCAGCAGCACTTCCGGCTCAACGAGACCGGGACGGTCCTCGTCGAAGGCCGGGCGATCGGCGCCCGCATCGGTGCCGGAGCGGTTCGGATCCTCGAGTCGGTGGAACAGATGCACGAGTTCCAGGCCGGCGAGGTCCTCGTCGCCGACATGACCGATCCCGACTGGGAACCGATCATGAAGCGCGCCAGCGCGATCGTCACCAACCGCGGCGGCCGTACCTGCCACGCCGCGATCATCGCCCGCGAGCTGGGCATCCCCGCCGTCGTCGGTACTGGTGGGGCCACCCGGTCACTCGACGCCGGCCGTGAAGTCACCGTGTCCTGTGCGGAGGGCGACACCGGCCACGTCTACGACGGGCTGCTCGACTTCGACATCACCGAATCCTCGATCGAGGCGATGCCCGAGATCAGCACCAAGATCATGATGAACGTCGGCACCCCCGAGCAGGCTTTCGCCTTCTCCCGCCTGCCGAACAGCGGCGTCGGACTCGCACGCCTGGAATTCGTGATCAACCGCCAGATCGGGATTCATCCCAAGGCTCTGCTCGACTTCGACACCCTCGGCGGACCGCTCAAGGAGCAGATCGGTGAGGCCATCGCCGCCTACCCGAGTGCTCGTACGTTCTTCGTCGACCGGGTGGCCGAAGGGGTCGCGACGATCGCCGCCGCGTTCGCGCCGCACCCGGTGATCGTGCGCATGTCGGACTTCAAGTCCAACGAGTATGCGAAGCTCCTCGGCGGAGAACTGTACGAGCCGGAGGAAGAGAACCCGATGATCGGCTACCGCGGCGCCTCGCGGTACCTCTCGGAGGACTTCGCGGAGTGTTTCGCGATGGAATGTGCCGCACTGAAATACGTGCGCGACGAGATGGGCCTGACCAACGTCAAGGTCATGATCCCATTCGTCCGCACACTCGCCGAAGCCGAGGGAGTGATCTCGCTGCTCGCCTCACACGGTCTGCGACGCGGCGAGAACGGCCTCGAGGTGATCATGATGTGTGAGGTGCCGTCCAACGCGGTCATCGCCGACGCGTTCCTCGATCACTTTGACGGGTTCTCCATCGGCTCCAACGACATGACGCAGCTGACACTCGGCCTGGACCGCGATTCCGCGCTCGTCGCGGACTCGTTCGACGAGCGCGATCCGGCGGTGAAGCACATGCTGGCGGCGGCGATCTCGGCCTGCAAGGCGCGCGGCAAGTACGTCGGCATCTGCGGGCAGGGGCCGAGCGATCACGTCGATCTGGCCGAATGGTTGCTCGAGCAGGGCATCGAGTCCATGTCGCTGAACCCGGACACCGTCATCGACACCTGGACGCGGCTGGCCGAACTCGGTTGAGAGTCAACTGCTCCCGACGCGGAATGCGTCGGGAGCAGCGGCGTCAGGTCATTCGAGGACGAAGACCGGGATTCGTCGTTCGGTCTTGGTCTGGTAGTCCGCGTACGGCGGGTACGCGGCGACCGCCAGGTCCCACCAGTGCTCACGCTCGGCACCGTCGAGCTCACGCGCGGTGAGCTCACGTACGACAGCGCCGTCCTGCACCGTGATCTGCGGATGTGCCTTCACGTTGTGGTACCACGACGGGTGCCCGGGTGCGCCGCCCTTCGATGCGACCATCGCGTACTTGCCGTTCTCCTCGACTCGCATCAACGGGACGTAGCGCTTCTTGCCCGATTTCGCGCCGGTGGTGGTGAACAGCACGATCGGACGGTCCATGACCTGGACGCCGTCCGTGGTGCCCTGCTCAAGGATCTTCTCGGTCTGGTCGCGTACCCACCCCTCGGGGCTGAGTTCTGGTTGATCGCTCATGTCAGTCCACAACATCGGCGTGGTCGTCCTCATTCCGCCGGTTGTTCGGTGTGTCAGTGCGTCCGTGGCGCGTACATGATCACCGCGACCCCGAGCAGGCAGATGGCCGCCCCGGCGATGTCCCAGCGGTCCGGGCGATAGCCGTCAAGTGCCATTCCCCAGGCGAGCGAGCCGGCGACGAAGACACCGCCGTAGGCGGCCAGAATCCGCCCGAAGTTCGCATCGGGTTGCAGGGTGGCGACGAACCCGTACGCCCCGAGGGCGATGATTCCGAGACCGGCCCACAGCCACCCGCGGTGCTCGCGTACCGCCTGCCAGACCAGCCATGCGCCACCGATCTCGAGCAGCGCGGCGAGGACGAAGAGCAGTATCGACTTGGTGACAGTCATGGCTGTGTTCTATCAGCTGCGCGCCGGGAGGCGAGGTGTGGCGGTCTGCCCGGTGTCGGCCGAGCATCACCGGCAGCGCGGACAGCGCTCGACGAGGTCGACCCGCATCCCGAGCGACACAGCGGCCTCGACGACCCGCGGCCACATACTCGCGGAGTTCAGGGCGAAGTCCTGAGCCCGACCGTCAGCGGCCGAGACGACCTCGACGTGATCGTCGGTGTTCCACAACGCCAGAGCGCGACCGTTGGAGTGGGCGGCGTGGTAGTAGACACCACGCACCTCCCGCCGCGCCACGGGCTGATCCTCGAAGATCGCTCGAGCCCATTCCTGTGTCCGTACGCGCGGATAGTCACCGGTCGCCAGCGACGGAAGAGCGCCGATCCGCATGGCCGCCCCCTCGCCTCGAAGATCGAGCACTGTGATCGACGACGTCGGCTTCACCAGCGCCACCCGGTGATTCGGGCAGACGGCCGCGGTCCGCAGATCGCCGAAAACCTCGCCGAATGCCGTGGCCAGAGTGCCGGCGACGTACAGGATCGATCGATCGTCCGGGCAGTTGCGCGCCGCACCCGACGTGGTCGGGATGTGGTGGTCGAGTCGGTGGAGCGGACCGAACGTCCTGTGCGCGGCACCGTCCGACGTGTGTGCGGACACGTGGTGGATCCGACACCAATACCACGGGTGAGCCGGGGTCGGGTCACGCCATCGCCACGTCCAGGCCCGTCCCCCGCTGACCGGGCGAGCGGGTGCCGCAAGGGCGGCTACCACGCCGCCGATGTGCTGGTGGCCGCGACCGCGATCACGTCGTCGATCCGGTTGGCGGCCAGCGCCTGGGTGGGCGTCGCGCCGTCGAGGTCGACGTTGGGGGTGGCTGCCCACTCGGTCAGCGACACCACACCGCCGGGAAACGAGTCCCGTAGCCGTGCCAGCCCGGGGACGAAACCGTGGGCGCAGCCGGCGTTGAACTGCCACAGCGGAAGCCGCCACTCCCGGCCCTTCTTCAACCCGAGCAGGTCGCCGGCCTTGATGCGGTCGAGTACCGCCTGCTCGGACACCTCGAGCAGGTCAGCTGCCTCGGCACGGGTCAGCGAGTACTCGAGCACCGCCGACCGGGCGGCGAACTGTCGGCGCAGATTCTCCAGCGCCGCCTGCTTGCGTTGCGTCGGCGACGGACCCCGTCCCCACAGGGAACTGTCGAGTTGGTCGTCGCCGGTGACGCCGCGCAGGAAACTGTCGCGGGCGGGTTTGGGAACACTGCTCAGTGTGTCACTCAGAGCCTCCGCGAAAGCGGTCGACGTTGCTCGACCGCGGTGCCCAGCTGACGCATTCTCGGCCCGAGACGCGCGCCGGGTCGTGGTGCGGTCGTCACCGGGCGTGGTCGTGGCAGGCATGCCCTCCATTGTAGGGACCTAAAAGGGCAAAACAAGTAAAACAAGTTGCGAAAGTTTGGGCGCGATCACCGTCCGGAACGCCGCAGCACCGCGACCAGGAAATCGGAGTGCGGAGTGAACGGCCGCACATCCCAGGCCGACAGCAACACCTCACTCACGAGACCTCCGGCGGCGGCGTCGGCGAGGAGGGTAGTCGGTGCGGGCAGCGTCGATGAGCACCGGATCCACGTCGACACCCACCACGGAATACCCTGCGGCGTGGAGGTATCCGCCGAGCCGTCCGGCGCCGCACCCGGCGTCCAGAACATGCGCGCCGCGCCGGACCATGGCGTCGATCAACCGTGCTTCACCGTTGATGTCCTGGCCACGTGCCGCAAGCTCACGGAATCGCTCGCGATAGCGGTGGGAGTGGCCGGGATCTGCGGCGACGATCTCCTGCCACGTGGTCGGTCGGGAGTTCCCGGGTGCCGACGTCATGTCGGCCGCTCACCCTCGTAGCGGGCCGGCCGGGCGAGGGTCAGCTGCGCTCGTGGAGGGACCGCGCCACACCGGCCGCCGACCGATCAGCGCGGATCGGCGAGCTGGTCGTTTTCACCGGCCCGCAGCTCGGCGTGCAGCAGGGTGATAGACGTCCGGAGGTCGGCGATCTCCTGCCGCAGTTCGGCCGTCTCCTCTCCGGATAGGGCCGAGGCCTCGGTACCGGCGGCCTCGCTGGATTCGGCGTCGGGATCGTCCCTGCGCTGGATGGCCTGCATCGAGTCGACGATGACGGCCAGGAACAGGTTGAGCACGGTGAACGCACTGAGCACGATGAACGGGACGAAGAACGCCCACGCCCACGGGTAGACCTCCATGACCGGCCGGACGATACCCATCGACCAGCTCTCCAGGGTCATGATCTGGAACAGCGTGTACGCCGAGGCACCCAGATCGCCGAACCACTCGGGGAACTTCTCGCCGAACATGCTGGTGGCCATCACTGCGGCGATGTAGAACACCAGACCCAGTAACGCGATGATCGAGATCATCCCGGGTACTGCGGCGAATACCGCTGCCACCACCCGACGCATCTGCGGGAACGCCGACACCAGGCGCAGAATCCGCAGTGCCCGAATGGCGCGCAGCGCACTGCTCGCGCCGGAAGCGGGGACCAGTGAGACCGCGACCACCACGAAGTCGAAGATGTTCCATCCCGACCGGAAGAACCTGGGCCCCACCGCGATCAGCTTGCAGGAGATCTCGCAGACGAAGATCGCCAGACAGGCGTTGTCCAGCAGACTGAGGACCGAATACCCACTCCCGCGGCCCCACGAAGTCGTCAGCGCACCGAGTACGACGGCGTTGAACGCGATCACCCCGACCACAAACCACTGCACACGTGGGGACTCGATCCACCGCTCCAGCCTCAGCCGCCAAGGGGCGACGTCGAGATCGTCGTCGGAGATGAACCGGGTATCGGGGCGCTCTATGCGTTTCATGGCCTCATCGAAGAGTGCATTGGCAACGAGGAGCCCTCGTGCCGGAATGGGGCTGGACCGGCCGAGCAGAACGCCTGCCGACCAGGGACGACCCTAGCAAGCGATCGGATGGCGACCGTCACGACGTCATCGGCGTGCCGCCCTCGACGTCCGGCTGCTCGGACGC containing:
- a CDS encoding YgaP family membrane protein, with product MNIDRGVFAIAGTMTLLGAILSAAFSPWWLLLVGFVGLNLLQSSVTGFCPAAMVLKRFGINSGCAFQ
- a CDS encoding sigma-70 family RNA polymerase sigma factor; translation: MTDTPHPLDPHRVEEWWSRYHRLVWDVAYRIGGSVSDAEDVAQDTYLRFVEHRGDVTNPKGWLTTVAAHAALDRLRAHEHRRRAFVGQWLPEPLVVADDALPVEDRITLDDSVRMALLVVLERLTHAERTAFLLHDVFRLEFTTIADVLGTLAGLVAVLAPDVAGDFDSGGLIAGAPVGEVRGSTAIATQLLRSLSGRGLEFGVASVNVDPGAVIRHADRVVTVIAFTFGPDGIRVLHGIGNPDKLRHLNCR
- a CDS encoding alpha/beta fold hydrolase — translated: MITFDPPAMGLSDTGDGAGLGQTADALDSLVRSLELTDIVIVAHDLGGPASLQAVSHWPERVRGYVAVNCFGWRPSGPVFRAMLWVMGSGFMHESDAWTGWLPAATSTRFGAGSHWSRDRHAFAAAWTAAGNGAAWLSLPDV
- a CDS encoding rhodanese-like domain-containing protein; its protein translation is MARTLHRLPWLRACVMLALVAAVSVAAGCGSSDGGGGSTTSLPAMPADAVMIDVRTPAEFEAGHLRGARNINLESGDFADVIATLPAGAPYIVYCQTGNRSAQAVEIMRSSGFTDVTDAGGLDEAQMSTGLPIESGSPTGAG
- a CDS encoding glucose-6-phosphate dehydrogenase, translated to MSDQQAVNDPLFDFIDEILRGHFGPEYSSDTTTDRRHVEQLLTDDTRRRVEESRAAAVEWGRAEVAGDVVIASDRLVITSHGLVYAAGMRSPGGRQPLYYLATPLELFESMVERVDATSLRRGSVAAVDDRFGHELAFPWPLDTGLRHMLDAHHALHLDLAEHGEAVESADG
- a CDS encoding recombinase family protein, which translates into the protein MLLGYARAGTGAHTLESQIDALTDAGVVPARIYSDAFAAITRMPLRPGFTALLDYARPGDITVVVGIDRLGRTAPEVMATARDLADRQIGLRSLREGLDTDDPAGAMIVGVLASLAELDEELGPARRVTDASRRTRAASVGRPRALGDEQIAIAERMRADGEPVPAIAAALGVSRATLYRALAERRSVT
- a CDS encoding pyruvate, water dikinase regulatory protein, whose amino-acid sequence is MSETYAGDAIPVFFLSDSTGISAETMGNALLLHFPDHRFDRALIPFITTEDDARDVVARIDATMDRGMTPLVFVTAALDDVRLELHKTRAPVIDFFDIHMQQVESILGTRGARTPARLHGVGDVKRYNARMQAVEYAIEHDDGQSVRTLDKADVILVAPSRCGKTPTTMYLALQHGLRVANYPLVDEDLVSTDLPRPIRHLADRCFGILTTAARLSAVRTERRPDSTYASLRQCTYELKRAEELYRTHDLPVIDSSAKSVEEMSTLILQVLARRPHRQD
- the ppsA gene encoding phosphoenolpyruvate synthase is translated as MNSNVRWFADLGLADLEQVGGKNASLGEMVRNLTSVGVRVPNGFATTADAYRRFMNQPGATGTSLAETISARLADLDTDDVQALAAAGREIRAAVMEQPFPDDLEADIRAAFAELSGGSDEASFAVRSSATAEDLPDASFAGQQETFLNVRGIDAILQAMREVFASLYNDRAIAYRVHHEFDHDAVALSAGVQQMVRSDIGTSGVMFTIDTESGFADAVFVTSSYGLGEAVVQGAVNPDEFYVYKPALRADRPAVLKRGIGSKATKMVYTDDRSVGRTTEFVDVDPAERLLLSLTDAEVEALARQALLIEDHYGRPMDIEWGKDGVDGELYILQARPETVQSRAAVTGQQHFRLNETGTVLVEGRAIGARIGAGAVRILESVEQMHEFQAGEVLVADMTDPDWEPIMKRASAIVTNRGGRTCHAAIIARELGIPAVVGTGGATRSLDAGREVTVSCAEGDTGHVYDGLLDFDITESSIEAMPEISTKIMMNVGTPEQAFAFSRLPNSGVGLARLEFVINRQIGIHPKALLDFDTLGGPLKEQIGEAIAAYPSARTFFVDRVAEGVATIAAAFAPHPVIVRMSDFKSNEYAKLLGGELYEPEEENPMIGYRGASRYLSEDFAECFAMECAALKYVRDEMGLTNVKVMIPFVRTLAEAEGVISLLASHGLRRGENGLEVIMMCEVPSNAVIADAFLDHFDGFSIGSNDMTQLTLGLDRDSALVADSFDERDPAVKHMLAAAISACKARGKYVGICGQGPSDHVDLAEWLLEQGIESMSLNPDTVIDTWTRLAELG
- a CDS encoding nitroreductase family deazaflavin-dependent oxidoreductase; the encoded protein is MSDQPELSPEGWVRDQTEKILEQGTTDGVQVMDRPIVLFTTTGAKSGKKRYVPLMRVEENGKYAMVASKGGAPGHPSWYHNVKAHPQITVQDGAVVRELTARELDGAEREHWWDLAVAAYPPYADYQTKTERRIPVFVLE
- a CDS encoding YnfA family protein, encoding MTVTKSILLFVLAALLEIGGAWLVWQAVREHRGWLWAGLGIIALGAYGFVATLQPDANFGRILAAYGGVFVAGSLAWGMALDGYRPDRWDIAGAAICLLGVAVIMYAPRTH
- a CDS encoding RES family NAD+ phosphorylase, coding for MSAHTSDGAAHRTFGPLHRLDHHIPTTSGAARNCPDDRSILYVAGTLATAFGEVFGDLRTAAVCPNHRVALVKPTSSITVLDLRGEGAAMRIGALPSLATGDYPRVRTQEWARAIFEDQPVARREVRGVYYHAAHSNGRALALWNTDDHVEVVSAADGRAQDFALNSASMWPRVVEAAVSLGMRVDLVERCPRCR
- a CDS encoding helix-turn-helix domain-containing protein — protein: MPATTTPGDDRTTTRRASRAENASAGHRGRATSTAFAEALSDTLSSVPKPARDSFLRGVTGDDQLDSSLWGRGPSPTQRKQAALENLRRQFAARSAVLEYSLTRAEAADLLEVSEQAVLDRIKAGDLLGLKKGREWRLPLWQFNAGCAHGFVPGLARLRDSFPGGVVSLTEWAATPNVDLDGATPTQALAANRIDDVIAVAATSTSAAW
- a CDS encoding ion transporter — its product is MKRIERPDTRFISDDDLDVAPWRLRLERWIESPRVQWFVVGVIAFNAVVLGALTTSWGRGSGYSVLSLLDNACLAIFVCEISCKLIAVGPRFFRSGWNIFDFVVVAVSLVPASGASSALRAIRALRILRLVSAFPQMRRVVAAVFAAVPGMISIIALLGLVFYIAAVMATSMFGEKFPEWFGDLGASAYTLFQIMTLESWSMGIVRPVMEVYPWAWAFFVPFIVLSAFTVLNLFLAVIVDSMQAIQRRDDPDAESSEAAGTEASALSGEETAELRQEIADLRTSITLLHAELRAGENDQLADPR